From Myxococcales bacterium, one genomic window encodes:
- a CDS encoding sel1 repeat family protein, with the protein MADELLDRAERGDSQAQLELGDQFAAEGEGRDPAAARSWYEKASEQGLEEAQLRLAEMLAGWESTDENLAEAIRWYEAAAEQGNERAMRSLIAIHKADRSTEKDPGAAAKWLIHFAEGGDPQAQFDLAFLYFAGDGVPRNPGRGAKWLTQAGDQGYAPAQLHLGRLYLTNGKGVFRNVETAARWFRASAEQGNDEAQKFLGVMYRFGEGVLKDYGESLKWLRLSAAQGNSEAHVNLAVMYAEGTGVDKDPAEAERWYQEAAREDPQVQLALAKDYAEGKIVRKNRNQSLHWYRKAAEAGIAEAQLMVARAYDEADGFARDRSEAVRWYLAAAEQGNAEARRRGAELLASGADVESDLSMAASLFLLAAEAGDSEAQWRYGRMLETGSGVDKSRSAAADWYGKAAQAGHREARWHLAKMLDEGRYVRRDLAKAMAMYEEEAEAGNVAAMAKLAKIYWKGRGAIPLNRKRGLQWHLRAAEQGRTASELFVGIRYFEGDYGIPKQPDQAFRFLSAAAKAGNETAEFYVGRCLWDGVGVKQKRRKALPYMRRAIDRRNGEAFFYMGAASVFGMTEEENSVAESYVFFAMGALFDDPPAIRELIALRKKLNKKTIEHLDAQSMKALEHYNKIWEARHRKREKKNAEGRGAN; encoded by the coding sequence TTGGCTGACGAGCTTCTCGACCGCGCCGAGCGAGGAGACAGTCAGGCCCAGCTCGAGCTCGGCGATCAATTTGCAGCGGAAGGCGAAGGGCGGGATCCGGCTGCGGCTCGAAGCTGGTACGAGAAAGCGTCGGAACAGGGACTTGAAGAGGCCCAGCTGCGCCTGGCAGAGATGCTCGCCGGTTGGGAGAGCACGGACGAGAATCTGGCTGAGGCGATCCGTTGGTACGAGGCCGCCGCGGAGCAGGGCAATGAGCGCGCCATGCGCTCACTGATCGCAATTCATAAAGCAGATCGGAGCACAGAAAAGGATCCCGGAGCTGCGGCAAAGTGGCTGATTCATTTCGCCGAGGGGGGCGACCCCCAGGCCCAGTTCGATTTGGCCTTCCTGTATTTTGCGGGGGACGGAGTCCCCAGGAATCCCGGTCGCGGCGCGAAGTGGCTGACACAGGCCGGCGATCAGGGGTACGCCCCGGCGCAGCTCCATCTCGGCCGCCTCTATTTGACGAACGGAAAGGGGGTTTTTCGAAATGTCGAGACCGCGGCCCGCTGGTTCAGGGCGTCTGCCGAGCAGGGCAACGACGAAGCGCAGAAATTTCTTGGCGTCATGTACAGGTTTGGCGAGGGTGTTCTCAAGGACTACGGGGAATCGCTGAAGTGGTTGCGCTTATCCGCAGCACAGGGGAACTCAGAAGCCCATGTGAATTTGGCGGTGATGTACGCCGAGGGCACGGGTGTGGACAAGGACCCGGCCGAAGCCGAGCGCTGGTACCAGGAGGCGGCTCGCGAAGACCCCCAAGTACAACTGGCCCTCGCCAAGGACTACGCCGAAGGCAAGATCGTGCGAAAAAATCGGAACCAAAGCCTGCACTGGTATCGAAAGGCCGCCGAGGCTGGGATCGCCGAAGCTCAACTGATGGTGGCCCGGGCCTATGATGAAGCCGATGGATTTGCCCGCGATCGTTCCGAGGCAGTTCGCTGGTATCTGGCGGCGGCCGAACAGGGAAACGCCGAAGCCCGGCGACGCGGGGCTGAACTGCTCGCGTCCGGGGCGGACGTTGAATCCGATCTCTCCATGGCGGCGTCGCTCTTTCTGCTCGCAGCCGAAGCCGGCGATTCCGAAGCCCAGTGGAGGTACGGTCGCATGCTGGAAACGGGCAGCGGAGTAGACAAAAGCAGATCCGCCGCGGCGGATTGGTATGGCAAGGCGGCTCAGGCCGGCCACCGGGAGGCGCGCTGGCATCTCGCGAAGATGCTGGACGAGGGACGTTACGTTCGCCGTGACCTCGCAAAGGCCATGGCGATGTACGAGGAAGAAGCCGAGGCTGGCAACGTCGCTGCGATGGCCAAACTCGCAAAGATTTACTGGAAAGGAAGAGGCGCCATACCCCTGAACCGGAAACGGGGACTGCAATGGCATCTTCGCGCCGCAGAACAGGGCCGGACCGCATCGGAACTCTTTGTGGGCATCCGCTATTTCGAGGGGGACTACGGAATCCCGAAGCAGCCCGATCAAGCCTTTCGATTTCTGAGCGCGGCCGCCAAGGCGGGGAACGAAACCGCAGAATTCTACGTTGGCCGATGCTTGTGGGATGGAGTCGGAGTGAAACAGAAACGCCGCAAAGCGCTGCCGTACATGCGTCGTGCCATCGACCGGAGAAATGGAGAGGCCTTCTTCTATATGGGCGCTGCGTCGGTGTTCGGAATGACAGAAGAGGAAAATAGCGTGGCGGAGTCCTATGTCTTTTTTGCCATGGGTGCCTTGTTCGATGATCCTCCGGCAATTCGCGAGTTGATCGCGCTGCGCAAAAAGTTGAACAAGAAAACCATCGAGCATTTGGATGCCCAATCCATGAAAGCGCTCGAGCATTACAACAAGATCTGGGAGGCACGCCACCGGAAGCGCGAGAAGAAGAACGCTGAAGGACGTGGAGCGAATTGA
- a CDS encoding TIGR03617 family F420-dependent LLM class oxidoreductase — MMQVYASMEHRMPLSRVAEHAKRAEALGYDGLNVPDAVHDGLLIAHEALRATKCLRVATSVLVVFPRSPMVVAVAAWDLQSVSKGRFELGMGTQVRGNIVGRYSTPWTSPVPRMREYVQSLRAIFESFQRGVPLCFEGEHYQFTKMQPFFNPGPIDDPAIPIYLAGVGPVMTALAGEVADGHMSHPTHSSPRVLKELALPALDRGTQRVGRKALDVQRMAAGMVSTGGDQEEVARQREKNRELLGFLFSTPAYWPALELYGWKPIGEGLHRMARENQWSEMTALIDDELLETMIPSGTYDEIVEPLRERYRGLVTHITFPMPDDPADDSRVAEVIAALRD; from the coding sequence TTGATGCAGGTCTACGCGTCCATGGAACATCGCATGCCATTGTCTCGCGTCGCCGAACACGCGAAACGAGCAGAGGCCCTGGGATACGACGGTTTGAACGTTCCCGACGCGGTACACGACGGGCTGCTGATCGCTCACGAAGCTCTGCGCGCCACAAAGTGTCTGCGAGTCGCGACCAGTGTGCTGGTGGTATTCCCGCGCAGCCCCATGGTGGTTGCGGTCGCCGCCTGGGATTTGCAATCGGTATCCAAGGGTCGCTTCGAACTCGGGATGGGGACCCAGGTTCGCGGAAACATCGTGGGTCGCTACAGCACGCCCTGGACGTCTCCGGTTCCTCGCATGCGGGAATACGTGCAGTCGCTGCGCGCGATCTTCGAGAGCTTTCAACGAGGAGTGCCGCTGTGTTTTGAGGGCGAGCACTATCAGTTCACCAAGATGCAACCCTTCTTCAATCCGGGGCCGATCGATGATCCGGCCATTCCGATCTATCTCGCTGGGGTGGGGCCGGTGATGACCGCGCTGGCGGGCGAAGTCGCAGATGGGCATATGAGTCATCCGACTCATTCGTCCCCACGCGTGTTGAAGGAATTGGCGCTCCCCGCCCTCGATCGCGGCACCCAGCGCGTCGGCCGCAAGGCTCTCGACGTTCAGCGTATGGCAGCCGGCATGGTTTCGACGGGCGGAGATCAGGAAGAGGTCGCGCGTCAGCGCGAAAAGAACAGAGAACTGTTGGGTTTTTTGTTCTCGACACCGGCCTATTGGCCAGCGCTGGAACTCTACGGCTGGAAGCCGATTGGCGAGGGCCTCCACCGCATGGCGCGAGAGAATCAGTGGAGTGAGATGACGGCTTTGATCGACGATGAGTTGCTCGAAACCATGATTCCGAGCGGCACCTACGACGAAATTGTCGAGCCGCTACGCGAACGCTACCGGGGTCTGGTAACGCACATCACGTTTCCCATGCCCGACGATCCCGCGGATGATTCCCGGGTGGCCGAAGTGATTGCAGCGCTTCGGGACTGA
- a CDS encoding trypsin-like peptidase domain-containing protein, translated as MSIPTRECARLLFLLLLLVDLAACGEPRPSTAAPAAPVATPPGPSALLENERNTIDVFSATSNSVVFITSSQWERGRFDRSARQVSQGTGSGFIWDRDGHIVTNFHVVQGSNVFSVSFADGSTYSAELIGVDPHKDLAVLELEASAPRPAPLNHGSSKRLQVGQKVLAIGNPFGLDHTLTTGVISALGREMQSLAGTTIEDVIQTDASINPGNSGGPLLDSSGRLIGVNTSIISTSGQSAGIGFAVPVDTVKRIIPQLIKDGRVRRVGLGVRIFTDHQAAQWGIEGVIVREPMPGGPAARAGIRPPQVDRRGTIHVDVIVALDDVRITSFDDLYRVLDTRKPGDRVTLVIERDGRREQVELVLQEL; from the coding sequence ATGTCCATCCCCACGCGGGAATGTGCCCGGCTGCTGTTTCTCTTGCTCCTGCTGGTAGACCTTGCAGCCTGTGGCGAGCCGAGACCCAGCACGGCTGCACCGGCTGCACCGGTCGCTACACCGCCGGGGCCGAGCGCTTTGCTCGAAAACGAACGCAATACCATCGATGTATTCAGCGCGACCTCGAATTCGGTGGTCTTCATCACCAGCAGCCAATGGGAGAGAGGTCGATTCGATCGCTCGGCAAGGCAGGTCAGCCAGGGCACAGGATCCGGGTTCATCTGGGATCGCGACGGACACATCGTCACCAATTTTCACGTCGTGCAGGGCAGCAACGTGTTCTCGGTGAGTTTTGCGGATGGCAGTACCTACTCGGCCGAGCTCATCGGGGTTGATCCTCACAAAGATCTGGCGGTGCTGGAACTCGAAGCTTCGGCCCCGCGGCCCGCGCCCCTGAATCACGGAAGCTCCAAGCGGCTGCAGGTCGGCCAAAAGGTGCTCGCGATCGGCAATCCCTTTGGACTGGATCACACCCTCACCACTGGGGTCATCAGCGCGCTGGGACGGGAAATGCAGTCGCTGGCCGGCACCACGATCGAAGATGTGATCCAGACCGATGCGTCGATCAATCCAGGCAATTCCGGTGGTCCGCTACTCGATTCGTCCGGCCGACTGATCGGAGTCAACACTTCCATCATCAGTACCTCGGGGCAGAGTGCGGGCATTGGGTTCGCAGTTCCGGTCGACACCGTAAAACGCATCATTCCGCAGTTGATCAAGGACGGTCGGGTGCGCCGGGTCGGGCTCGGCGTGCGGATCTTTACAGATCATCAGGCCGCCCAGTGGGGAATCGAGGGAGTCATTGTTCGCGAACCCATGCCGGGCGGTCCGGCGGCGCGAGCGGGGATTCGCCCACCGCAAGTTGACCGGCGCGGAACCATACATGTCGACGTAATCGTGGCACTCGACGATGTCCGGATCACGTCGTTCGACGATCTTTATCGCGTGCTCGACACGAGAAAACCGGGAGACCGCGTGACGCTGGTGATTGAACGCGACGGTCGTAGAGAGCAAGTCGAACTGGTTCTCCAGGAACTCTAA
- a CDS encoding LLM class F420-dependent oxidoreductase, giving the protein MKFWQSLAYSEPDQLIGIARICDELGFDGAFVSDHMFYPKDFEKKYPYSEDGDPGFTAETPWPDSWVSIASMAAVTTKLRFTTFIYLLGLRNPIEVAKSTSTLGLMTDNRFALGVGAGWMREEFEAMGVEFKTRGKRLDESIEVLHKLWSGELVEHHGDHFNFDPLLICPVPQKRVPVWVGGISGIALRRAARLGDGWLGSGQTADEAVEILGKLRAYRREYGRENEPFETIVPLVTPPNPDDLKRIEDAGADGTVSYPFTYTVGPTSTLDEKRAYLEGYANSVMKMLG; this is encoded by the coding sequence ATGAAGTTCTGGCAATCCCTTGCGTATTCAGAACCCGATCAGTTGATAGGGATCGCCAGGATCTGCGACGAACTCGGTTTTGACGGCGCCTTCGTATCGGATCATATGTTCTATCCGAAAGACTTCGAGAAGAAGTACCCATACTCCGAGGACGGCGACCCCGGGTTTACCGCGGAGACCCCCTGGCCCGATAGCTGGGTCAGCATCGCCTCGATGGCGGCCGTGACGACCAAGCTGCGTTTTACGACCTTCATCTACCTTCTCGGTCTGCGAAACCCGATCGAGGTGGCGAAGTCGACTTCCACCCTCGGTTTGATGACCGACAACCGCTTTGCTCTCGGGGTCGGCGCCGGTTGGATGCGGGAAGAATTCGAAGCCATGGGAGTCGAGTTCAAGACCCGAGGCAAACGGCTCGACGAATCGATCGAGGTTCTGCACAAGTTGTGGAGCGGTGAACTGGTGGAGCATCACGGTGACCACTTCAATTTTGATCCGCTGTTGATCTGTCCCGTTCCCCAAAAGCGCGTACCCGTGTGGGTGGGGGGGATCAGTGGTATTGCCCTGCGCCGTGCCGCGCGACTTGGCGACGGCTGGCTCGGCTCTGGGCAAACCGCGGACGAAGCGGTGGAGATACTCGGCAAACTTCGGGCGTATCGCAGAGAGTACGGGCGCGAAAACGAACCCTTCGAAACGATCGTGCCGCTCGTGACACCACCCAACCCCGACGACCTGAAGCGAATCGAGGATGCGGGAGCAGACGGCACCGTCAGCTATCCCTTCACCTACACGGTCGGCCCGACTTCAACGCTGGACGAGAAGCGCGCGTATCTCGAGGGCTACGCCAACAGCGTGATGAAGATGCTGGGCTGA